One part of the Nocardioides conyzicola genome encodes these proteins:
- a CDS encoding allophanate hydrolase subunit 1, with amino-acid sequence MHLHPVGRSAVLAEVADAAEALDLATWARSARVAAVEVVPAARTVLFDGVDDPVALAARLRGWRPSGELPAGDRVEVPVVYDGPDLAFVAEAWGTDRDGVVARHAAVEYVAAFCGFAPGFSYLSGLPPELAVPRLESPRARVPAGSVGLAGGWCGVYPTASPGGWRLLGRTDATLWDPERDRPALLPPGTRVVFVPR; translated from the coding sequence GTGCACCTTCATCCCGTCGGCCGCTCGGCGGTCCTCGCCGAGGTCGCCGACGCCGCCGAGGCGCTCGACCTCGCGACGTGGGCCCGGAGCGCGCGGGTGGCCGCGGTCGAGGTCGTCCCGGCCGCACGGACCGTGCTCTTCGACGGGGTGGACGACCCGGTCGCGCTGGCGGCCCGGCTCCGTGGGTGGAGACCGTCCGGGGAGCTCCCCGCCGGCGACCGGGTCGAGGTGCCGGTCGTGTACGACGGGCCCGACCTGGCGTTCGTGGCCGAGGCGTGGGGGACCGACCGCGACGGTGTCGTGGCCCGGCACGCCGCGGTCGAGTACGTCGCGGCGTTCTGCGGCTTCGCGCCCGGCTTCTCGTACCTGTCCGGCCTGCCCCCGGAGCTCGCCGTACCCCGCCTGGAGTCGCCGCGCGCCCGGGTCCCGGCCGGCTCCGTGGGCCTCGCCGGCGGCTGGTGCGGCGTCTACCCGACCGCGTCGCCGGGTGGGTGGCGGCTGCTCGGCCGGACCGACGCGACCCTGTGGGACCCGGAGCGCGACCGCCCGGCGCTGCTGCCGCCCGGCACCCGGGTGGTGTTCGTCCCGCGATGA
- a CDS encoding 5-oxoprolinase subunit PxpA, translated as MHGPPGSRTIDLNADLGEEVTDDAALLAVVTSANVACGYHAGSPAIMRSVCDEAARLGVSVGAQVSYADRPGFGRVPLDVAYAVLRDQVADQVGTLAGIAAAAGTSVRYLKPHGALYHRVLDDEEQAQAVLDGSVLDGRGLPVLGMPGHLLTLAEAAGRPVLHEGFPDRGYTADGRLVPRSEPGALVTEEDRIVAQALALAPTVDSLCLHGDSPGAVEHAAAVRRGLVAAGLVLAGL; from the coding sequence ATGCACGGCCCTCCCGGCAGCCGGACCATCGACCTCAACGCCGACCTCGGCGAGGAGGTCACCGACGACGCCGCCCTGCTCGCGGTCGTCACCAGCGCCAACGTGGCGTGCGGCTACCACGCCGGCAGTCCCGCGATCATGCGGTCGGTGTGCGACGAGGCGGCGCGGCTCGGCGTCTCGGTCGGCGCGCAGGTCTCGTACGCCGACCGGCCGGGCTTCGGGCGCGTCCCCCTGGACGTCGCGTACGCCGTGCTGCGCGACCAGGTCGCCGACCAGGTCGGCACCCTCGCGGGGATCGCGGCCGCCGCCGGCACGTCGGTGCGCTACCTCAAGCCGCACGGTGCGCTCTACCACCGGGTGCTCGACGACGAGGAGCAGGCGCAGGCGGTGCTGGACGGCTCCGTCCTGGACGGGCGGGGCCTGCCCGTGCTGGGCATGCCCGGGCACCTGCTCACGCTGGCCGAGGCGGCCGGTCGACCCGTGCTCCACGAGGGCTTTCCCGACCGCGGCTACACGGCCGACGGTCGGCTGGTGCCGCGCTCGGAGCCCGGGGCGCTGGTCACCGAGGAGGACCGGATCGTGGCCCAGGCCCTCGCGCTGGCCCCGACGGTCGACTCGCTGTGCCTGCACGGGGACAGCCCGGGCGCGGTCGAGCACGCGGCCGCCGTACGCCGGGGGCTGGTCGCTGCTGGTCTGGTGCTGGCGGGGCTGTAG
- a CDS encoding glutamate--cysteine ligase: MTRTVGVEEELLLFDPATREVAAAAPSVLKEFREHGHGRQVPRAATDELDQELFRHQLETRTDPETDLDTVLTQLLAARRTAGQAARASELRTGACGIVPLGGHRSVVTSNDRYRAMVDTFGEVARTGGTCGMHVHTEVASDEEGVAVIDRIAPWLPVLLALSTNSPFVDGRDSGYASWRSQVWSRWPSAGPTEQFGSVEGYAEVTRMLIETGAARDAGMLYFDARLSVGQPTVEVRVCDVCTDPGIALGIVALVRALVETAAHDDRAGRQFPRWRAETLRAAQWRAARFGMSDTLVDPTAGGLRPARVVVEALVQTVRPALEAAGDLDRLRDLLERCVSDNGATRQRAAFERSGTLVAVVDDLVARTEGSWTRPDRP, encoded by the coding sequence GTGACGCGGACGGTCGGGGTCGAGGAGGAGCTGCTGCTCTTCGACCCCGCGACCCGGGAGGTCGCCGCCGCGGCCCCGTCGGTGCTCAAGGAGTTCCGCGAGCACGGGCACGGGCGGCAGGTGCCCCGGGCGGCCACCGACGAGCTCGACCAGGAGCTGTTCCGGCACCAGCTGGAGACCAGGACCGACCCCGAGACCGATCTCGACACCGTGCTGACCCAGCTGCTGGCGGCGCGGCGTACGGCGGGGCAGGCGGCGCGGGCCTCCGAGCTCCGGACGGGAGCCTGCGGGATCGTGCCGCTGGGCGGTCACCGGTCCGTGGTGACCTCCAACGACCGCTACCGCGCCATGGTCGACACCTTCGGGGAGGTGGCCCGCACCGGTGGGACCTGCGGCATGCACGTGCACACCGAGGTCGCCTCCGACGAGGAGGGGGTGGCCGTGATCGACCGGATCGCGCCGTGGCTGCCGGTCCTGCTCGCCCTGAGCACCAACTCGCCGTTCGTGGACGGCCGGGACTCCGGCTACGCCTCCTGGCGGTCGCAGGTCTGGTCCCGCTGGCCGAGCGCGGGTCCGACCGAGCAGTTCGGGTCGGTCGAGGGGTACGCCGAGGTGACCCGGATGCTGATCGAGACCGGGGCGGCCCGGGACGCGGGGATGCTGTACTTCGACGCCCGGCTGTCCGTCGGTCAACCCACCGTCGAGGTGCGGGTGTGCGATGTCTGCACCGACCCCGGCATCGCGCTGGGCATCGTCGCGCTGGTGCGTGCCCTCGTCGAGACCGCCGCGCACGATGACCGGGCCGGCCGGCAGTTCCCACGCTGGCGGGCCGAGACGTTGCGGGCCGCCCAGTGGCGGGCGGCGCGGTTCGGGATGTCCGACACGCTGGTCGATCCGACCGCGGGAGGCCTGCGTCCGGCCCGCGTGGTCGTCGAGGCGTTGGTCCAGACGGTGCGCCCGGCGCTGGAGGCCGCAGGTGACCTGGACCGGCTCCGCGACCTGCTCGAACGCTGCGTCAGCGACAACGGAGCGACGCGTCAGCGGGCTGCGTTCGAGCGCAGTGGCACCCTCGTCGCGGTGGTCGACGACCTCGTTGCTCGCACCGAGGGCTCCTGGACCCGCCCGGACAGGCCCTAG
- a CDS encoding biotin-dependent carboxyltransferase family protein, translating into MTSLHVLATGPMVTVQDRGRPGLAHLGVPRAGALDAPAAALANRIVGNDPDAAVLEVVLGGLELRAHGGCWVAVTGADRAHASAEWLAAGATLRVPTPSTGVRSYVAVAGGIAVPPVLGSRSTDTLAWVGPPRVQPGAVLPVGDPTGSPRSVDTPRPPRRGPLRVRVGPRADWFDDDALDRLCATPYVVSADSNRIGLRLDGPALPRRRQDELASEGMVLGAVQVPPSGVPIVFLADHPPTGGYPVLAVVEEEDLWQCAQLRPGDEVRFTPARAGSTG; encoded by the coding sequence ATGACCTCCCTCCACGTGCTTGCCACCGGGCCGATGGTGACCGTCCAGGACCGGGGTCGCCCGGGCCTGGCCCACCTCGGCGTCCCTCGGGCGGGCGCCCTGGACGCACCGGCGGCGGCGCTCGCCAACCGGATCGTCGGCAACGACCCCGACGCCGCGGTGCTCGAGGTCGTGCTCGGCGGCCTCGAGCTGCGCGCCCACGGCGGGTGCTGGGTCGCCGTCACCGGCGCCGACCGTGCCCACGCCAGCGCCGAGTGGCTCGCGGCCGGAGCGACCCTCCGCGTGCCGACCCCGTCGACGGGGGTGCGCAGCTACGTCGCCGTCGCGGGCGGGATCGCGGTGCCGCCCGTGCTCGGCTCCCGGTCGACCGACACCCTGGCCTGGGTCGGACCGCCCCGGGTCCAGCCCGGCGCGGTGCTGCCGGTGGGGGATCCGACCGGGAGCCCGCGGTCGGTCGACACCCCGCGACCTCCGCGCCGCGGCCCGCTGCGGGTGCGCGTCGGCCCGCGAGCCGACTGGTTCGACGACGACGCGCTCGACCGGCTCTGCGCGACGCCGTACGTCGTGAGCGCGGACTCCAACCGGATCGGGCTGCGCCTCGACGGCCCGGCGCTCCCGCGGCGGCGCCAGGACGAGCTCGCCAGCGAGGGCATGGTGCTCGGTGCGGTGCAGGTGCCGCCGAGCGGCGTACCGATCGTGTTCCTCGCCGACCACCCGCCGACCGGTGGCTACCCGGTGCTGGCGGTCGTCGAGGAGGAGGACCTGTGGCAGTGCGCGCAGCTGCGACCGGGCGACGAGGTCCGGTTCACTCCGGCGCGGGCGGGCTCCACGGGGTGA
- a CDS encoding S9 family peptidase, with protein sequence MQPPVADRRPTSTEIHGHTRTDDYEWLREKESPEVTAYLEAENAWTQERTAHLADLRQAIFDGIKARTRETDLSVPTRNRGFWYYGRSFEGKEYGASCRVPVVDPDDWTPPKPAEDTAPDQPALPGEQVLLDLDTLAQGHEFFSLGGSSVSPDANLLAYAVDVVGDERYTIRVKDLTTGELLADEIVGVIGGATWDRAGENFYYTTIDDSWRADKIWRHRLGTAQDEDELVHHETDGRFWVGVGRTRTDRFLVIASGSKTTSEYRFLDADAPEAGWRVFAERVEGVEYSLDHAVIAGEDVFLVMHNHTGADFELATAPVAPTPAADWRPLIAHTSAVRLEDVDAFAGHLVVHQRSEGLTQLRILELGEQGVTDDYLVEFDHEIYTVGSSGNPGFHQPVVRLGYTTMAVPASVYDYDVRSRSLTLLRRAPVLGGYDADDYEEHRLWATAEDGAAVPISIVARKGRTGPVPTLLYGYGAYEASMDPYFSIARLALLDRGAAFAIAHVRGGGEMGRHWYDDGKLFAKQNTFSDFNACARHLVEAGWTTADTLVAEGGSAGGLLMGAIANQAPEQYAGIVAAVPFVDALTTMLDATLPLTVTEYDEWGNPEADPAVYDYMASYAPYDNVAAVDYPPILAETSLNDTRVLYVEPAKWVAKLRATAVGRRDFLLRTEMSAGHGGVSGRYKSWHDRAFTLAWILDRMGLAE encoded by the coding sequence ATGCAGCCTCCCGTCGCCGACAGGCGACCCACCAGCACCGAGATCCACGGCCACACCCGCACCGACGACTACGAGTGGCTGCGCGAGAAGGAGTCGCCGGAGGTCACCGCGTACCTCGAGGCCGAGAACGCCTGGACCCAGGAGCGGACCGCGCACCTCGCCGACCTCCGGCAGGCCATCTTCGACGGCATCAAGGCCCGCACCCGCGAGACCGACCTGTCCGTGCCGACCCGCAACCGCGGGTTCTGGTACTACGGCCGCTCCTTCGAGGGCAAGGAGTACGGCGCCAGCTGCCGCGTCCCGGTCGTCGACCCCGACGACTGGACTCCCCCGAAGCCCGCCGAGGACACCGCGCCCGACCAGCCGGCGCTGCCCGGCGAGCAGGTGCTGCTCGACCTCGACACGCTCGCCCAGGGCCACGAGTTCTTCTCCCTCGGCGGGTCGTCCGTCAGCCCCGACGCGAACCTGCTCGCCTACGCCGTCGACGTGGTCGGCGACGAGCGCTACACGATCCGGGTGAAGGACCTGACGACCGGAGAGCTCCTCGCCGACGAGATCGTCGGCGTCATCGGCGGCGCCACCTGGGACCGCGCGGGCGAGAACTTCTACTACACGACCATCGACGACTCCTGGCGCGCCGACAAGATCTGGCGGCACCGGCTCGGCACCGCCCAGGACGAGGACGAGCTGGTCCACCACGAGACCGACGGCCGCTTCTGGGTCGGCGTGGGCCGCACCCGCACCGACCGCTTCCTGGTGATCGCCTCGGGCTCGAAGACCACGAGCGAGTACCGCTTCCTCGATGCCGACGCCCCCGAGGCCGGCTGGCGGGTCTTCGCCGAGCGCGTCGAGGGCGTGGAGTACTCCCTCGACCACGCCGTCATCGCCGGCGAGGACGTCTTCCTGGTGATGCACAACCACACGGGCGCCGACTTCGAGCTGGCCACCGCCCCCGTCGCGCCGACCCCGGCGGCCGACTGGCGGCCGCTGATCGCCCACACCTCCGCCGTACGCCTCGAGGACGTGGACGCGTTCGCCGGCCACCTCGTCGTGCACCAGCGGAGCGAGGGACTGACCCAGCTGCGCATCCTCGAGCTCGGCGAGCAGGGCGTGACCGACGACTACCTCGTGGAGTTCGACCACGAGATCTACACGGTCGGCTCGTCCGGCAACCCGGGCTTCCACCAGCCCGTCGTCCGCCTCGGCTACACGACCATGGCGGTGCCGGCGTCGGTCTACGACTACGACGTGCGCAGCCGGTCGCTAACGCTCCTGCGGCGGGCGCCGGTGCTCGGCGGGTACGACGCCGACGACTACGAGGAGCACCGGCTCTGGGCGACGGCCGAGGACGGCGCCGCGGTGCCGATCTCGATCGTGGCCCGCAAGGGCCGCACCGGCCCCGTCCCGACGCTGCTCTACGGGTACGGCGCCTACGAGGCCTCGATGGACCCCTACTTCTCGATCGCGCGGCTCGCGCTGCTCGACCGCGGCGCGGCGTTCGCGATCGCCCACGTGCGCGGCGGCGGCGAGATGGGGCGGCACTGGTACGACGACGGCAAGCTCTTCGCCAAGCAGAACACGTTCTCCGACTTCAATGCCTGCGCGCGGCACCTCGTCGAGGCCGGCTGGACGACCGCCGACACGCTCGTCGCCGAGGGCGGCAGCGCCGGCGGCCTGCTGATGGGCGCGATCGCCAACCAGGCGCCGGAGCAGTACGCCGGGATCGTCGCGGCGGTGCCCTTCGTGGACGCGCTGACGACCATGCTCGACGCGACGCTCCCGCTGACCGTGACCGAGTACGACGAGTGGGGCAACCCCGAGGCGGACCCGGCGGTCTACGACTACATGGCGTCGTACGCGCCGTACGACAACGTCGCGGCGGTGGACTATCCACCGATCCTGGCCGAGACCTCGCTCAACGACACCCGCGTGCTCTACGTCGAGCCCGCCAAGTGGGTGGCGAAGCTGCGGGCGACGGCGGTCGGGCGGCGGGACTTCCTGCTGCGCACGGAGATGTCGGCCGGCCACGGCGGGGTGTCGGGCCGCTACAAGTCGTGGCACGACCGGGCGTTCACGCTCGCCTGGATCCTGGACCGGATGGGCCTGGCCGAGTAG
- a CDS encoding sigma-70 family RNA polymerase sigma factor, which produces MATRTAPARTREIEGRDSVGLYLDEIARNPLLDAESEVELSKTIEAGLMAEHLLAQGRVGRKKGGAPMSATQDELEWLAEEGRQAVKTFINANLRLVVSIARKYGRAQMPMLDLIQEGNTGLIRAVEKFDYTKGYKFSTYATWWVRQAITRGIAQQARVVRLPVHVVEELNQVGGARRTLERQLGRDPDPQEIANELGMSLERVLDLMAWGREHVSLDSPIDEDGDTSLGDLMAQETTPGPDLSVLDVESRERLNSLVGQLDDRAADIIRSRYGLVDGRQHKLADIGLKHGISAERVRQLEREALQKLRRLGDPDLAA; this is translated from the coding sequence ATGGCTACTCGTACCGCTCCAGCCCGAACGCGCGAGATCGAAGGCCGCGACAGCGTCGGCCTCTACCTCGATGAGATCGCCCGCAACCCGCTGCTCGACGCCGAGTCCGAGGTCGAGCTCTCGAAGACGATCGAGGCCGGCCTGATGGCCGAGCACCTGCTCGCTCAGGGGCGGGTCGGCCGCAAGAAGGGCGGCGCGCCGATGTCGGCCACCCAGGACGAGCTCGAGTGGCTCGCCGAGGAGGGTCGCCAGGCCGTCAAGACCTTCATCAACGCCAACCTGCGGCTGGTCGTGTCGATCGCCCGCAAGTACGGCCGGGCGCAGATGCCGATGCTGGACCTGATCCAGGAGGGCAACACCGGCCTGATCCGTGCGGTCGAGAAGTTCGACTACACCAAGGGCTACAAGTTCTCGACGTACGCCACCTGGTGGGTGCGTCAGGCGATCACCCGCGGCATCGCGCAGCAGGCCCGCGTCGTCCGGCTCCCCGTGCACGTCGTCGAGGAGCTCAACCAGGTCGGTGGCGCCCGCCGCACCCTCGAGCGTCAGCTCGGCCGGGACCCCGACCCGCAGGAGATCGCCAACGAGCTCGGGATGAGCCTCGAGCGCGTGCTCGACCTGATGGCCTGGGGCCGCGAGCACGTCAGCCTGGACTCGCCGATCGACGAGGACGGCGACACCTCGCTCGGTGACCTGATGGCCCAGGAGACCACGCCCGGTCCCGACCTGTCGGTGCTCGACGTCGAGTCGCGCGAGCGGCTCAACTCGCTGGTCGGTCAGCTCGACGACCGTGCCGCCGACATCATCCGGTCGCGCTACGGCCTGGTCGACGGCCGGCAGCACAAGCTGGCCGACATCGGCCTCAAGCACGGCATCTCCGCCGAGCGGGTCCGGCAGCTGGAGCGCGAGGCGCTCCAGAAGCTCCGCCGCCTCGGCGACCCCGACCTGGCTGCCTAA
- a CDS encoding glutamate-cysteine ligase family protein, protein MGEEVDAQEFSRADRTRHREKVRRNLDVFARMLREERFDTDDPMTGLEVELNLVDEAGDPALKNAEALEAIASPDFQTELGQFNIEINGAPAKIRDGGLTTFEESLRRSLNDAEQKSAEIGAHMVMIGILPTLAEGHMGLDSLSANPRYKLLSEQILNARGEDITIAIDGTERLRTTADSIVPEAACTSTQFHVQTSPDQFAAYWNASQAIAAVQVAVAANSPYLLGKELWRETRIPLFEQATDTRSEELKAQGVRPRVWFGERWITSVFDLFEENVRYFPALLPVSDDEDPLEVLEAGGTPKLAELRLHNGTIYRWNRPVYDVAGGVPHLRVENRLLAAGPTVADTIANAAFYFGLVRALVESERPLWSQMSFSAAEENFHVAARQGIDAHIYWPGVGQVRATELVLRRLLPMAREGLASWGASQEESDRLLGIIEQRCLLSTNGAEWFVQRVQAEGNRDRYDALRASLLDYRERMHTNEPAHTWD, encoded by the coding sequence ATGGGCGAAGAGGTAGATGCTCAGGAGTTCTCCCGCGCTGACCGCACGCGCCACCGGGAGAAGGTGCGCCGCAACCTCGACGTCTTCGCCCGGATGCTGCGCGAGGAGCGGTTTGACACCGACGACCCGATGACCGGGCTCGAGGTCGAGCTCAACCTGGTCGACGAGGCCGGCGACCCGGCGCTCAAGAACGCCGAGGCGCTCGAGGCGATCGCCTCGCCGGACTTCCAGACCGAGCTCGGGCAGTTCAACATCGAGATCAACGGTGCCCCGGCGAAGATCCGCGACGGCGGCCTGACGACGTTCGAGGAGAGCCTGCGACGCAGCCTCAACGACGCCGAGCAGAAGTCGGCGGAGATCGGCGCCCACATGGTGATGATCGGGATCCTGCCGACCCTCGCCGAGGGGCACATGGGCCTGGACAGCCTGAGCGCCAACCCGCGCTACAAGCTGCTCAGCGAGCAGATCCTCAACGCCCGCGGCGAGGACATCACGATCGCGATCGACGGCACCGAGCGGCTGCGCACGACCGCCGACTCGATCGTGCCCGAGGCGGCCTGCACGAGCACCCAGTTCCACGTGCAGACGTCCCCGGACCAGTTCGCGGCGTACTGGAACGCCTCGCAGGCGATCGCGGCCGTGCAGGTGGCGGTGGCCGCGAACTCGCCGTACCTCCTGGGCAAGGAGCTGTGGCGCGAGACCCGGATCCCGCTCTTCGAGCAGGCGACCGACACCCGCAGCGAGGAGCTGAAGGCACAGGGCGTCCGGCCGCGGGTCTGGTTCGGCGAGCGGTGGATCACCTCGGTCTTCGACCTGTTCGAGGAGAACGTCCGTTACTTCCCGGCTCTGCTCCCGGTCTCCGACGACGAGGACCCGCTGGAGGTCCTCGAGGCGGGCGGCACCCCCAAGCTCGCGGAGCTGCGGCTGCACAACGGGACCATCTACCGCTGGAACCGCCCGGTCTACGACGTCGCCGGGGGAGTGCCGCACCTGCGGGTCGAGAACCGCCTCCTGGCGGCCGGCCCGACGGTCGCGGACACCATCGCCAACGCGGCGTTCTACTTCGGGCTGGTCCGCGCGCTCGTCGAGAGCGAGCGGCCGCTGTGGTCACAGATGTCCTTCAGCGCGGCGGAGGAGAACTTCCACGTCGCCGCCCGCCAGGGCATCGACGCCCACATCTACTGGCCCGGCGTCGGCCAGGTGCGCGCGACCGAGCTCGTGCTGCGGCGGCTGCTCCCCATGGCCCGCGAGGGCCTCGCCTCGTGGGGCGCCTCGCAGGAGGAGTCGGACCGCCTGCTCGGCATCATCGAGCAGCGCTGCCTGCTCAGCACCAACGGCGCCGAGTGGTTCGTGCAGCGGGTGCAGGCCGAGGGCAACCGGGACCGGTACGACGCGCTGCGGGCGAGCCTGCTCGACTACCGCGAGCGCATGCACACCAACGAGCCCGCGCACACCTGGGACTGA
- a CDS encoding DNA polymerase IV: MRAVASVLHLDLDAFFAAVEQRDKPSLRGKPVIVGGVGGRGVVSTASYEARTYGVRSAMSMREARSRCPHAAFLSGRFHAYRSTSDQVMLLLRSISPLVEPLSLDEAFVDLAAADTDVHPGLSDLSLPSVTAFAEELRTRLTEVTGGLTASVGIGTSKFIAKVASDLDKPDGLVVVPPGTEQDLLRPMSVAVIPGVGPATSERLRRVGVQTVADLEQLSEEELVRELGKASGHWLYALARARDDRPVVAEREAKSVSVEGTYDHDLTDRSLMEHLLTRQAGDVAKRLRKSGLSGRTITIKVRMHDFTTLSRSTTLASPTDTASTIARLARGLLADLDTSGGVRLLGVGVSGLADWVQEDLFGETTEDEEELPEIDVPHHSRRTWAPGMDVVHAEMGQGWVWGSGRGVVTVRFETAETPAGPVRSYAEDDPALTPWSPPAPE, from the coding sequence GTGCGAGCGGTTGCGTCGGTGCTGCACCTCGACCTCGACGCGTTCTTCGCGGCGGTCGAGCAGCGCGACAAGCCCTCTCTGCGCGGCAAGCCCGTCATCGTGGGCGGCGTCGGCGGCCGCGGGGTGGTCTCGACGGCGTCGTACGAGGCCCGCACGTACGGCGTCCGCTCGGCGATGTCGATGCGCGAGGCCCGGTCGCGGTGCCCGCACGCGGCCTTCCTCTCCGGCCGGTTCCACGCCTATCGCTCGACCAGTGACCAGGTGATGCTGCTGCTGCGCTCGATCTCGCCGCTGGTCGAGCCGTTGTCGCTCGACGAGGCGTTCGTGGACCTCGCGGCTGCCGACACCGACGTCCATCCGGGACTGAGCGACCTGTCGCTGCCGAGCGTGACCGCGTTCGCCGAGGAGCTGCGGACCCGGCTGACCGAGGTGACCGGCGGGTTGACGGCGTCCGTGGGGATCGGCACCTCCAAGTTCATCGCGAAGGTCGCCAGCGACCTCGACAAGCCCGACGGACTGGTGGTCGTCCCGCCCGGCACCGAGCAGGACCTGCTCCGCCCGATGAGCGTCGCCGTCATCCCCGGGGTCGGGCCGGCGACCAGCGAACGGCTCCGACGGGTGGGCGTGCAGACCGTCGCCGACCTCGAGCAGCTCAGCGAGGAGGAGCTCGTCCGCGAGCTGGGCAAGGCGAGCGGCCACTGGCTCTACGCGCTCGCCCGTGCGCGGGACGACCGTCCGGTGGTCGCCGAGCGGGAGGCCAAGTCGGTCAGCGTCGAGGGCACCTACGACCACGACCTGACCGACCGCAGCCTGATGGAGCACCTGCTGACCCGCCAGGCCGGCGACGTCGCGAAGCGGCTGCGCAAGAGCGGCCTGTCGGGGCGCACCATCACGATCAAGGTCCGGATGCACGACTTCACCACGTTGAGCCGGTCGACGACGCTCGCCTCCCCCACCGACACCGCGTCGACGATCGCCCGGCTCGCCCGAGGGCTCCTCGCCGACCTCGACACCTCCGGCGGGGTGCGCCTGCTCGGCGTCGGCGTCTCCGGACTCGCCGACTGGGTCCAGGAGGACCTCTTCGGCGAGACGACCGAGGACGAGGAGGAGCTGCCGGAGATCGACGTGCCGCACCACTCCCGTCGCACCTGGGCTCCCGGCATGGACGTCGTGCACGCCGAGATGGGCCAGGGCTGGGTGTGGGGATCGGGCCGCGGCGTGGTGACCGTCCGGTTCGAGACCGCCGAGACGCCCGCCGGGCCGGTGCGCAGCTATGCCGAGGACGACCCGGCGCTCACCCCGTGGAGCCCGCCCGCGCCGGAGTGA
- a CDS encoding DUF4192 domain-containing protein, with amino-acid sequence MTAHPTSPTTTLTARTPEDILAVVPVVLGFEPTESLVMLTFGSDPPFHARVDLPDELDQVAEMAGLLVDPACRQRVPRVFLVAYSDRDRFAEKALRMTARAFERSGVAVIDGLLTDGRRWSPVPGRAGVPADGVPYDLSAHPFAAQAVYDGRVVHASRERLAATLTADRDLVARVVPALAALTGDPAPALEEGAWARDLVLRHVRDRTAPADAEVARLLRGMLDLRVRDAAWSPLCRERAREHVTFWTDVVRRAPDPMVAAPAALLAFAAWQAGQGALAWCAVDRCVEADPGYSLAGLVAEVLTRAVPPDTWEGGFDWTAGMAV; translated from the coding sequence ATGACCGCACACCCGACCAGCCCCACCACGACCCTGACCGCCCGCACCCCTGAGGACATCCTCGCCGTGGTGCCTGTCGTCCTCGGCTTCGAGCCGACGGAGTCGCTCGTCATGCTCACGTTCGGCAGCGACCCGCCGTTCCACGCTCGCGTCGACCTGCCGGACGAGCTCGACCAGGTCGCCGAGATGGCCGGCCTGCTCGTCGACCCGGCGTGCCGGCAGCGCGTCCCACGGGTGTTCCTCGTCGCCTACAGCGACCGTGACCGGTTCGCCGAGAAGGCGCTGCGGATGACGGCTCGTGCGTTCGAGCGGTCCGGCGTGGCGGTGATCGACGGCCTGCTGACCGACGGGCGCCGGTGGTCGCCGGTGCCCGGCCGCGCCGGCGTGCCCGCCGACGGGGTGCCCTACGACCTGTCCGCGCACCCGTTCGCCGCGCAGGCGGTCTACGACGGTCGCGTGGTGCATGCCTCGAGGGAGCGCCTCGCCGCGACGCTGACGGCCGACCGCGACCTCGTGGCCCGGGTGGTGCCGGCCCTCGCGGCGCTCACGGGGGACCCCGCGCCCGCGCTCGAGGAGGGGGCCTGGGCGCGGGACCTGGTCCTGCGCCACGTGCGGGACCGCACGGCGCCCGCGGACGCCGAGGTCGCTCGCCTGCTGCGCGGGATGCTCGACCTCCGGGTCCGCGACGCCGCCTGGTCGCCGCTGTGCCGCGAGCGAGCGCGGGAGCACGTCACCTTCTGGACCGACGTGGTCCGGCGGGCACCGGACCCGATGGTCGCGGCACCGGCAGCGCTGCTGGCGTTCGCCGCCTGGCAGGCCGGGCAGGGGGCGCTCGCCTGGTGCGCGGTCGACCGGTGCGTCGAGGCCGACCCGGGCTACTCGCTGGCCGGGCTGGTGGCCGAGGTGCTCACCCGCGCCGTACCGCCGGACACCTGGGAAGGAGGCTTCGACTGGACGGCGGGCATGGCCGTCTGA
- a CDS encoding universal stress protein gives MGTVVVGYVPKPEGEAALRTAVAEAKLRSASLVVVNSQRGGAEFDQDASTQTDREMNAVRAILDGTGVLYEIRQLVRGFEPAEDLISIAESSQAELIVIGLRRRSPVGKLILGSNAQRILLDAHCPVLAVKAD, from the coding sequence ATGGGAACCGTCGTCGTGGGTTACGTGCCCAAGCCCGAGGGCGAGGCCGCGCTGCGCACGGCGGTCGCGGAGGCGAAGCTCCGGTCGGCCAGCCTCGTGGTCGTCAACTCCCAGCGCGGCGGTGCCGAGTTCGACCAGGACGCGTCCACCCAGACCGACCGCGAGATGAACGCCGTGCGCGCCATCCTCGACGGCACCGGCGTGCTCTACGAGATCCGTCAGCTCGTCCGCGGCTTCGAGCCCGCCGAGGACCTGATCAGCATCGCCGAGTCCAGCCAGGCCGAGCTCATCGTGATCGGCCTGCGCCGCCGCTCACCGGTCGGCAAGCTCATCCTCGGCAGCAACGCCCAGCGGATCCTCCTCGACGCGCACTGCCCGGTGCTGGCGGTCAAGGCCGACTGA